In Aedes albopictus strain Foshan chromosome 3, AalbF5, whole genome shotgun sequence, the genomic window GACTTGGGCCACATCATGTTGGTCAGTGGCGAACAACACTTGTGATATCTTCATGCACATGTAGGACTACAGCGAAGCCTACTTGGAGCTGGACTTGGACTTAGACAGCAAAGTTCGATCCACCATGATGAGGGAAAGACACATAGTGCACATGATGTTGGCCGGTAGCGAACGACACTTGTGATATCTTCATTAACATGACGGACTGCGGGAAAGCCAAGTCCACATACGATATGAGGGAAAGACACATAGTGCAGTGCGTCGACTTGGGCCACATCGTGTTGGTCAGTAGCGAACAACACTTGTGATATTCTCATTCACAGGCCAGCCCACGATGTTGGACTGCGGGGAAGCCAAGTCCAGTTGCGACATTACCTCCGGTTTGGACTTGGACTTGCACTCGGGAAAGTGGAATACTCCGTCCACGCATGTGCGATATTACTCACTACTGGACATCATTGCTGGATGTGCAAAGACAACACCTCCAACCACTTGCACACAACCAGCTGCGCATCGGACAAGTGCGCTGGTTAACACTTaactaccgaccgaccgaccgttcACCAGCGCGAAGCTCATCCCGAGCACGGCGAACGGTGGGTGATGACAATCACTGCTAGATATGCAAAGACAACACTTCCATCCAACGACGCGCACACTCGGTGCAAAGTGTTCCATCCACACGCACCCAGCCCAGCACGACTGGCCGATGGACTGGTTTACACATAactaccaaccgaccgaccgaccgaccgccaCGCGCTTGGCTGGGTCGATGTGTGATGAGCGAGCTAGGTTCCTATTCTCTACCTTCCTacggaccgaccgaccgaccgacgcgcGCTTGGCAAGGATAAAGATAATGCGTGATGAGTAAGCTCGTTTCCCATTGCCACATCTAAcggccgaccgaccgaccgaccgaccgaccgacgaacGATGTGATGCGTAGTATATGGGCTCGCTCCCGTGCACGGCGGAAGCGAGGTTGGTCGTCACTGCGGCCGAGGTAGCACTTTACCACCGAACGACCAAACGGTGCACCTAGTCTGACCAGAGCGATGTGTACACCAGTGTGACAGTGTGCATTAACCCATTCCCGTACCTACCGAGCGACTCGAGTCGATCGGGGCTGCCACTGGGTGACGACAACGATGGGTGTTATATGAGCTCGCTATcatacactacgccagcgcggTCGGTCGTCACTGCGGCCGAGGTAGCACTTTACCACCGAACGACCAAACGGTGCACCTAGTCTGACCAGAGCGATGTGTACGACAGTGTGACAGTGTGCATTAACCCATTCCCCCGTACCTACCGAGCGGCTGGTGTCGATCGGGGCTGCCACTGGGTGACGACaatgatgggtgttatatgagcTCGCTATCATACACTACGCCGGCGCGGTCGGTCGTCACTGCGGTCGAGGTAGCACTTTACCACCGAACGACCAAACACCCATTCCCGTACCTACCGAGCGGCTCGAGTCGATCGGGGCTGCCTCTGGGTGACGACaatgatgggtgttatatgagctcgctatcatacactacgccagcgcggTCGGTCGTCACTGCGGCCGAGGTAGCACTTTACCACCGAACGACCAAACGGTGCACCTAGTCTGACCAGAGCGATGTGTACGACAGTGTGACAGTGTGCATTAACCCATTCCCCCGTACCTACCGAGCGGCTGGTGTCGATCGGGGCTGCCACTAGGTGACGACaatgatgggtgttatatgagctcgctgccatacactacgtcagcgcggTCGGTCGTCATTGCggtcgaggtaactttttaccaccaaccgacggacttggtgctaATGGAacgatgcatagcctgttagtggtgtgcacggacccattcccatacccaccgaccgctggtgtcggtcggggctgccactaggtgacgacaatgatgggtgttatatgagctcgctgccgtacactacgtcagcgaggtcggtcgtcagtgtggtcgaggtaactttttaccaccaaccgacggacttggtctgagtggagcgatgcatagcctgttggtgatgtgcacggacccattcccatagccaccgaccgctggtgtcggtgGTAGGCGACGACcaccatgggtgacatgggagctcgctgccatacactacgtcagcgaggtcggtcgtcagtgtggtcgaggtaactttttaccaccaaccgacggacttggtgtgagtggagcgatgcatagcctgttagtggtgtgcacggacccattcccatagccaccgaccgctggtgtcgatCGGGGCTGCCACTGGGTGACGACAACGATGGGTGGTatatgagctcgctgccatacactacgtcagcgaggtcggtcgtcactgcggtcgaggtaactttttaccaccaaccgacggacttggtgcgaatagagtgatgcatagcctgttagtggtgtgcacggacccattcccatagccaccgaccgctggtgtcggtcggggctgccactaggtgacgaccaccatgggtgacatgggagctcgctgccatacactacgtcagcgaggtcggtcgtcagtgtggtcgaggtaactttttaccaccaaccgacggacttggtgcgaatGGAGCGATGCATGGCCCACTCgtggtgtgcacggacccattcccatagccaccgaccgctggtgtcggtcggggctgccattgggtgacgacaatgatgggtgttatatgagctcgctgccatacactacgccagcgaggtcggtcgtcagtgcGGTCGAGGTCAgtttttaccaccaaccgacggacttggtgctaGTGGAgtgatgcatagcctgttagtggtgtgcactaactggtgtcggtcggggctgccactagatgacgaccaccatgggtgacatgggagctcgctgccatacactacgtcagcgcggTCGGTCATCATTGCAGTCGAGGTAACTTCTTGCCACTAACCGATGGACTTGGTGCGAATGGAGCGATGCATGGCCCActagtggtgtgcacggacccattcccatagccaccgaccgctggtgtcggtcggggctgccactaggcgacgaccaccatgggtgacatgggagctcgctgccgtacactacgccagcgaggtCGGTCGGTGTCCCTCTCGGCCGGAAATGATTTGGGCTTAGCGTGGCGTGGGTGGGTCCCCTGACTGTGCGGACCTACCCTGAGGTGCCCGGGCACGGTCCGGTGGTGACCGACGGTGATGCCAAGTGACGCGACCCCGCTGCCGTACTCGACGGTAGCGCGGTCGGGTGTTTTTTGCGCTAGCCAAGCAAGCAGGGCCGACGTCCAAAGCTGGCCAGTAAAACCCTATAGGGAGGAAGGTAGTGTCGGATGATGGGTTCGCAAATAGGTTGCAAACAGCATACTGACACGCCGCGGCCATGGTCAACCATGCTCGACTCCCACCGAGGGCGAACACGAGGTCGACCACGCTAAACGCCACACGGCGTAAGAGGGAGGatgttttttcgaatttttttcgaaCACCATGAATGCCATACGGCTACCACGCTATGCTAGAAGGATAGCGACCGTAGCAAGTATTATGACCCCAAACACACGAGCGAAAAACACACAAGAGAAACAAGATGGGAATCTTTTGCCATTCTATTGCTGCTCTGTTGGCCCTGGCATCGGCGGCAGTTGCGCTACGGAATACGAAACGAGGAATACAATACGTAGAGGTAAAACGTTGTGGTGAGGTTGTGAGGCGAACTTACTTCCACCGATCCGTTCGATCGCAGTGTAGTAGATCCATTCAGTACCCAAAGACTGCCGCGGGACCGCTGGTCCCGCCCGCTGGTCGACGCTGTTTCGGAGCGCGCACATCGTCGTATCGTGTGTCGAAGAATTCTGGTTGATCCTACCAGTAATATACGCTTGTCTCAAAGGTTAAGCCATGCATGTCTAAGTACAAACAGATTTAATGTGAAACCGCATAAGGCTCAGTATAACAGCTATAATTTACAAGATCATTTAACTAGTTACTTGGATAACTGTGGAAAATCTAGAGCTAATACATGCAAAATGCAGGAACCTCGCGGAACCTGTGCAATTATTAGTCAAACCAATCGTCCTCCGTGACGCTGGAGTTGAAATCTGGATAATTTTGCTGATCGTATGGTCTCGCACCGACGACAGATCTTTCAAATATCTGCCCTATCAACTATTGATGGTAGTATAGAGGACTACCATGGTTGCAACGGGTAACGGGGAATCAGGGTTCGATTCCGGAGAGGGAGCCTGAGAAATGGCTACCACATCCAAGGAAGGCAGCAGGCGCGTAAATTACCCAATCCCGGCACGGGGAGGTAGTGACGAGAAATAACAATATAAGACTCTTTTATGACGTCTTATAATTGGAATGAGTTGAGCATAAATCCTTCAACAAGGATCAAGTGGAGGGCAAGTCTGGTGCCAGCAGCCGCGGTAATTCCAGCTCCACTAGCGTATATTAAAATTGTTGCGGTTAAAACGTTCGAAGTTTATTCTTGTCCAACACGGGTGCTACTCCTTTATGATGGCAGTAGGTCACTGGATTGTTGCGACTATAAGACTGGGTGCGCCCGTCGGCCTCGCGGTCGGCGCGGTCGTAGTGTGGCGCTGATGCCTTTCATCGGGTGCAGTGTTTCCGCAAGCCCAGCTGCTATTACCTTGAACAAATTAGAGTGCTCTAAGCAGGCTATCCTACGGCCGAGAATAATCTTGCATGGAATAATGGAATATGACCTCGGTCTTAATATTCATTGGTTTGTAATCAGATCAAGAGGTAATGATTAACAGAAGTAGTTGGGGGCATTAGTATTACGGCGCGAGAGGTGAAATTCGTAGACCGTCGTAAGACTAACTAAAGCGAAAGCATTTGCCATGGATGCTTTCATTAATCAAGAACGAAAGTTAGAGGATCGAAGGCGATTAGATACCGCCCTAGTTCTAACCGTAAACTATGCCAATTAGCAATTGGGAGACGCTACATTATGGTGCTCTCAGTAGCTTCCGGGAAACCAAAATTAGGTTCCGGGGGAAGTATGGTTGCAAAGTTGAAACTTAAAGGAATTGACGGAAGGGCACCACCAGGAGTGGAGCCTGCGGCTTAATTTGACTCAACACGGGAAAACTTACCAGGTCCGAACTTATTGAGGTAAGACAGATTAATAGCTCTTTCTCAAAATTAAGGGTAGTGGTGCATGGCCGTTCTTAGTTCGTGGAATGATTTGTCTGGTTAATTCCGATAACGAACGTGACTCAATCAAATTAAATAGAACGCTATCAGCAGTCAGATGTTTGATACCGACGGTTCGGGCAACGGTCGCTCGCGGCTCGCGCTCGGCCGGCGGTGTAGTGTGACCTGATAATACGTCAACCCATCGTGGTTGACTTCTGCTTAATAGGACAATTTGTGTTCAGCAAAATGAGATTGAGCGATAACAGGTCCGTGATGCCCTTAGATGTTCTGGGCTGCACGCGCGCTACAATGTGCGCAGCAACGCGTATCCTTGCCCGAAAGGGCCGGGAAATCGCTTAAATGCGCATTTAGTCGGGATTATGGATTGAAATGGTCCATATGAACCTGGAATTCCCAGTAAGTGCTGGTCATTAGCTAGCGTTGATTACGTCCCTGCCCTTTGTACACACCGCCCGTCGCTACTACCGATGGATTATTTAGTGAGGTCTTTGAAGGTGAACATTTGCTAGTCCCTCGGGATTACATTTGAATCGCTGAAGTTGACCGAACTTGATGATTTAGAGGAAGTAAAAGTCGTAACAAGGTTTCCGTAGGTGAACCTGCGGAAGGATCATTACTGTACTGGTACTTGTATCCAAGAGAGCGAAAAACAGATCGAACGTGCGTCTGATGCCGCGCGCGGCCCGCCCGACAAGGCAATATGTCGCGGTGCTGGTGCTGCGCAAGGCATGGCCAACCTCTGGCACGTTACCCGAGTANNNNNNNNNNNNNNNNNNNNNNNNNNNNNNNNNNNNNNNNNNNNNNNNNNNNNNNNNNNNNNNNNNNNNNNNNNNNNNNNNNNNNNNNNNNNNNNNNNNNNNNNNNNNNNNNNNNNNNNNNNNNNNNNNNNNNNNNNNNNNNNNNNNNNNNNNNNNNNNNNNNNNNNNNNNNNNNNNNNNNNNNNNNNNNNNNNNNNNNNNNNNNNNNNNNNNNNNNNNNNNNNNNNNNNNNNNNNNNNNNNNNNNNNNNNNNNNNNNNNNNNNNNNNNNNNNNNNNNNNNNNNNNNNNNNNNNNNNNNNNNNNNNNNNNNNNNNNNNNNNNNNNNNNNNNNNNNNNNNNNNNNNNNNNNNNNNNNNNNNNNNNNNNNNNNNNNNNNNNNNNNNNNNNNNNNNNNNNNNNNNNNNNNNNNNNNNNNNNNNNNNNNNNNNNNNNNNNNNNNNNNNNNNNNNNNNNNNNNNNNNNNNNNNNNNNNNNNNNNNNNNNNNNNNNNNNNNNNNNNaattttgtccagagttaggcacgtacagtgttaaatactgtacaaaattcaaatcaatcggtttgaaattgacttagttatagcagtaagtgcccaaaataggtacacctgcccaaatggtacaataccctagatATAATTTCATTATAGTTACTGCTCCTTCGAGGTGTAAGCTTGCCCCTAACCCCCTATTTGACTTTCCGTTCAGTAGTTATTACAAAAGCTTACGAAAGCTGCCTAATAATTCATTATCGACTAGAAGTACCTCTACCTAAATCGTTATCAAATAAGCTAAAACTTTGACAAGAAgttaatttttttataaaaattaaacGTTTTACTTGCCTAATCGATTTCCAGACATTTGTCAAATGTGAACATAACTACTTTTTCGTTTATTGCTAGAGCTACCGGTTGTAGTTAAAAATCAAGAATAGAATATTTGCTTAAGAATTATTGATTTTTTCAACCACATGTGAAGAAAATACAAACTTACGAAGATTTCTTTAGATATCAATACTCATTGCTTCAATGTATAtaccacagaaaaacagacgtcacacttagaacaaatttcatgaaaaaaaaacatcgtcacgtaaacgtaatcgcccaatgctaaatgtactgtgtttggCGGGGCCggcactagatggcggtagtgagcaaacgtcaaacgagagcgaaaacgataccagcgctgtgagtggtcaatcgacctactactgaatatttgaatcaaccgttaaaaaggtgatcgatgggaagcaatgagagtgtgacgtctgtgtACACTGTACATACATTAATACTCATCGTGAGAAAATTACTTCCAACTTTGAACTAAAGTTCGATGAATTACATCCGCTTTTTTATAATACACAGGCAATAGTTATGatacaatcacagacaaacagacgtatcacttgggacaaaatgcgattaaaatcatcatcacgaaaacataatcgcccaatgctaatcactCTGTATTTCGTAAACTCTCTGAGTAGATGACGGTattgggcaaacgtcaaacaggagcgaaaacATTGCGAGCGCCGTGAGGAAGAGATTtgtgaactacaaaatatttgaaaggAAACGATGAGAagtaagtagagtgagacgtctgtttgtctgtgatacaaTATTCTGTATTTGTGTCTTTGTACACTGTTTGGTTTTCAACCAGTTGAATTAGGTACAAAGTTATGAAATGCAAAGAATATAACAAAGTACATAAAATTTTAATGTTAATTTTGTGATATAATTGCGTTATAAAAAGagacataccaaagtcgtgatgcATTAAATTGAATGAAGCCTACTCAAAAGTGCATAATGTCTTGAAATTGCAGTCTAGATTGCACAACTATTGTTTAACAGAACTCGGTAACACTTTCACAGTTCACGTTCACatattttttgcaataattttaGCACTGATATCTGCcttggtaaggtacaccggggcaagttgaaacgggtgggacaagatgaaacagcgggttagcaTGATGTTTTATAATGATGATAAaaagtttgatcgccataacacatagtttttgattcaaacaatcttttagcgaaggataaatttcaaaattgtattgaaatctatttcaaaacttcgtgtttcatcttaccccatccgtttcaacttgccccggtgtaccttactagtGATCTTGGTGAGCCAAACAATATACATATTCATAAAAAAGGCAGTTTTTTTCAACCTGTGTAATTGGTACGCATTTTTGTGTAATCTGAAAACTCCGTACTTTTTAGTAGTCTTCGTCTTcacaatttttcaattttcaaaacaagttctgttatcaataacttatcaCGTGCCGACAAATAAAAGGTGTTAGCTAACCGATTATTGCAGCCAACGGATGATCATCTGATTTTACACATTCGCAGGTCACCGAATATTTGAAACTGGAACAGATCACAATTTTTCCCACTAAGCACCAAACTTACCTTAGCTTCGAAATCCTTGAATTGCTTCTCGCGCTCCCCGCGGTACTTCTCGATTTCTTCGGTGGCCTCATCTTTGGCCTGCTTTAGACGGCGGGCCTTGCCtagaaaataaattttaaactCATTATCACTCCATCCCATGGCAATTTCCATTCCAAATCAGCAATGGAAACTCAAATTTGGAATTCACTTCTTGACGACACCAGCTGATGGTAGTCCCATTGGGTCATGTGACTACCGTGCACTTTTCGCACTGTGCTTACACATAGTTCGAAGAAGCATACAAATAGTACTTACGCTTGCGGGCCTCTCCGACCTTTTCGGCGGCCTTCTTCTCAGCGGCCAGCAGCTGCTGGATTCCCTGGGTGTTGCTTGCCATCGCTGGTGCTGCCGCGGACCGGAATCGGAATCGAAGGAGCGCAAAAAAAAGAGGAAGGTGAAAATCAAGCTCTcgctagctgctgctgctgcgacgACGGATGGTGTTGAAGAACCGTTCGCACCAAAGTCACGAGTTGATTTGCCACTGGACGGCCAGTCAGTGGAAGGTGGTGGACGTAACACACGATTACTCACTGTAAATACGTACGTACCTACTGTGTATGCGATAAAGTACGTGAACTGACAGAACGTTGACTTGGCTAATGCAATGTATAGAGAATGTGTTCGTGAATAGAGCAGACGATCATATGACTGTTATCGATGACATTTTATTCAACGATACGGGCTGTGTTGGGAGAGTGGGCGGTAGAAGGCCTGGAATTGAATGCAATATTAGGCGTCAAGTTCATGCTTGTGTGGTAGCTTCGCATGCTTTCGGGAGCTTAAATTTTGGTGAATATTGAAATTTCCAGGTTGAAAGCTTACGTCAATGAAAGCTTAATTTCATGAATAAGTAGATTGGTTTTAAATTTATTAAACCCGGCAATTGTTCTTTGGATATCGATTTATATCATCCAGGAATCACTGATTTCAATTATAAGACCGATATTCATTGCAGTGTTGTTTAGTTTAACTAAATGTAGAAAATATGGTAAAAATGTTAAGGCAGCTATTTTAACCGTCTGATATTGTGAAAGCTATACAGCACAACGGAATGTTATTGTTATCACATGTACCataaaaataacataattttaaCCAATGGTTCTGGAATTTAATATCTGTTTTTTTTGttatgtattattattatttatttgttcaacatctcatttagtacgccacaatactagctttgtggctgccgctctccatcctcggtcgcgcccaatgcaatgctcgccaggtcacgctacacctggtccgcccattgtgctctctgcgctccatgccttcttgtgccaaccggatcagttgcaaacaccagctttgcagggttgttgtccggcattcttgtaacgtaccctgcccaccgtatccttccggctttggccaccttctggatgctggtttcgccataaagtgcagcgagctcgtggttcatcattctccgccacacaccattctcctgcacacggccgaagatcgtccttagcatgcgtcgctcggaaactccgagtgcttgcaggtcctcctcgagcattgtccgtgtctcgtatccgtagaggaccactggtcttattagcgttttgtacatggtgtatttggtgcgtgggtgaatctttttcgaccgcagtttcttctggagcccgtagtaggcccgacttccgctgatgatgcgcctccgaatttcacggctcacgttgttgtcagccgtcagtaaggatccgaggtagacgaattccttcaccacctcgaaagtatccccgtctatcgttacattactacccagacagatccggtcgtgcttggttccgcctaccagcatctcctttgtttttgaggcattcatcaccagtcaaaCCTTTtccgcttcgcgtttcaggcgggtgtacagctctgcgaccgttccaaatgttctagcgataatgtccgtcgtctgcaaagcacacaaattgtccggattttgtgaaaatcgttccccggctgttgcgcccggctcgtcgcatcacagcttccagagcgatgttgaagagtaggcatgaaagtccatcaccttgtcgcagtccccagcgagattcgaatgaactggatagttcacccgaaaccctttcgcagttttgcacaccgtccatcgttgctttaatcagtctagtcagcttcccaggaaagccgttttcgtccatgattctccatagctctgcgcggtcgatactgttgtatgccgctttgaagtcgatgaacaggtgatgcgctgggacctggtattcacggcatttctggaggatttgccgtacggtaaagatctggtccgttgtcgaccggccgtcaatgaagccagcctgataacttcccacgaactcattcgttttaggtgacagacgacggatgatgatctgggatagcactttgtaagcggCATTTAAAtttgtgatcgccctgaagtgctcacattccaaatggtagcctttcttgtcaatggggcagattaccccttccttccattcctccggtagtgatcctgactatcagccgatgcagacagggcccatcttgatgagctgcgataccatccttaccagcagctttgttgggtttgagctggtgaatggcaaccttaacttccctcagcgtgggagttggttcatttccgtcctccgctgcactggcgtcgtcgtttccttctTTGCCGTGGTCtcctgtgcctacgttctccacgccattcaggtgctgatggaagtgctgcttccacctttgagcttctgatagaactaccgtgtttcttgggaacgttccacgttctgtcgggtcccttgctgcagtattaccgccctcactgcgttcttctcctccaaaaccgttctgcactcttcgtcgaaccattcgttccgtcgattccgttccacgtacccgatggtgctcgcgGCTGCGTCGTTTATGGCTGCTATCACTGTACTCCAGCggccctctagaggggcctcatcgagatcgccctcgtctggcaacgcggcctggagattctgcgcatatgctgaaGCGAcgtccggttgttttagtcgctctatgTTGTACCGTGGCAGGCCGCCGGTACCGTACTTTGTTGATGACGGTGTGTTTTGAgtgcagtttgaccatcgccagatagtggtcggagtcgatgttggcgccacgttaattcctgacgtcaataatgtcggagaagtgccgtccgtcaatcagaacgagatcgatttgagattccgtctgctgtggtgatctccaggtgtaacgataagggaggctgtgttggaaaaaggtgctacgtatggccatatttttggaggcggcgaaatcaatgagtcgtaggccgttttcgttcgtctgctggtgggagctgaacttaccaatcgtcggtctgaattcctcctcctgcctggcctacctgagcgtttaaatctcttatgatgatcttgacgtcgtggcttgggcagcgatcctactcgcgttcgagctgcgcgtaaaatgcgtccttgtcatcatcaatacttccggagtgtgggctgtgcacgtttattatgctgaagttgaagaatcggcccttgatcctcaacctgcacattctttcgtcgatcggccaccaaccgatcacgcgcctctgcatatcacccatcacgatgaaagctgttcccagctcgcgtgtgttgccgcagctctggtagatggtatgattacctctaaacgttcgcaccatggatcctgtccaacacacctcctgcagcgctacgatgccgaacccgcggtccttcagtagatcggcgagtatgcgggtgctcccaatgaagttgagagatcgacagttccacgtaccgagtttccaatcgcaagtccttgttgttcgctggggtcgttgccgttggtctcggtttgtattattctgttgctgattttccgttacaatggtttttacggctggctcgtagggcctgacacctcatcgccctactttccggaggaccatagtgcacagttgagcttagagtccttccctggcactcggacgttgatcagccgcccctaacatggggat contains:
- the LOC134291878 gene encoding V-type proton ATPase subunit G-like (The sequence of the model RefSeq protein was modified relative to this genomic sequence to represent the inferred CDS: added 168 bases not found in genome assembly) is translated as MASNTQGIQQLLAAEKKAAEKVGEARKRKARRLKQAKDEATEEIEKYRGEREKQFKDFEAKHIGSREGVSNKIDADTRVRIDEMNRALSTHKEFVIKDVLEYVYAIKLELHKNYRQ